ACTGGAGACCGAGACCCATGCGAAAACATCTGATGCTGGCCGCCTTGGCCATCCTTGTCATTGTCGGCCGTCCCGCCCAGGCGGAGGAGGCCCTCGTCGAATTCAAGATCCTCACGGTGGGAACGGCGCTCGAGCTGGCTCAAGCGGCTCTCGAGAGCTGCCGTAACGGCGGGTTCCAGGTCGCGGTCTCCGTGGTCGATCGCTTCGGCAATCCCCAAGTGCTCCTCCGCGATCGCTACGCCGGACCGCACACGCCCGAGACCGCGCGCCGAAAGGCCTGGACCGCGGTGAGCTTCCGCACCGACACGCTGGAGCTCTCCAAGGTGACGCAGGCGGGCGAGGCCCAATCCGGCGTTCGCTTCGTCGAGGACGCGCTGATGCTGGGCGGTGGGGTCATGATCGAGGCGGCCGGTTCGATCGTCGGAGGCGTCGGGATTTCCGGCGCGCCGGGCGGGCAACAAGACGACGCCTGCGCGCGGGCCGGAATCGAGGCGATTGCCGACAAGATCGCGTTCTGAGTCTCCGCCGGATCGGCCCGGCATCATGGGCATGTGCCTTGATTCGCTGGAGGAAAATGCATATCTCGCGGCATGCGAGGCCGGGGCGGACGAGCGGGCCGCACGGTGAGCAGAACGGATCTTGGTGATGGAAGCATCGGCAGAGACCTTGGACGACAT
This genomic interval from Kiloniellales bacterium contains the following:
- a CDS encoding heme-binding protein; amino-acid sequence: MRKHLMLAALAILVIVGRPAQAEEALVEFKILTVGTALELAQAALESCRNGGFQVAVSVVDRFGNPQVLLRDRYAGPHTPETARRKAWTAVSFRTDTLELSKVTQAGEAQSGVRFVEDALMLGGGVMIEAAGSIVGGVGISGAPGGQQDDACARAGIEAIADKIAF